In Musa acuminata AAA Group cultivar baxijiao chromosome BXJ2-3, Cavendish_Baxijiao_AAA, whole genome shotgun sequence, the following proteins share a genomic window:
- the LOC135607313 gene encoding uncharacterized protein LOC135607313, producing MVDAYTIQISSNLINQLAGGENKVKKKTKKPKARVSEEPHQPQSNVKPAPGTQKSSPSGAWPPLQPPVFFAAPPPPPVVISELEAIRSVLEESERRVEKLEKQGDKMIQELTQRAKELRDKEFKLPYQNPTPCTAEREACLNCYKEHETDPLKCARVVKIFARCARQARLHGQFNSTKE from the coding sequence ATGGTGGATGCATATACAATTCAGATAAGTTCGAACTTAATCAATCAACTAGCTGGTGGTGAAAACAAAGTGAAGAAGAAAACCAAGAAACCCAAGGCAAGGGTCTCAGAGGAACCACATCAGCCTCAAAGCAATGTGAAGCCAGCTCCTGGCACACAGAAGAGCAGCCCAAGTGGGGCATGGCCGCCGCTTCAGCCTCCTGTGTTCTTCGCAGCACCCCCTCCACCCCCAGTTGTGATCTCAGAGTTGGAAGCTATCCGTTCAGTCCTAGAGGAGAGTGAAAGAAGAGTGGAGAAACTGGAAAAGCAGGGAGATAAGATGATTCAGGAGCTGACTCAGAGAGCAAAGGAGCTGCGGGACAAGGAGTTCAAGCTGCCCTATCAAAATCCCACCCCTTGTACAGCTGAGAGAGAGGCTTGCCTAAACTGTTACAAGGAACATGAGACAGATCCTCTGAAATGTGCCCGAGTGGTGAAAATCTTTGCCCGCTGTGCTCGTCAGGCAAGACTCCATGGCCAATTTAACAGTACAAAAGAATAG
- the LOC135607312 gene encoding BOI-related E3 ubiquitin-protein ligase 1-like gives MAIQAQYPSDVILVNGGEETTGIDLSQGLQGFLDSSTLVFTETGGAVNPRKRAREETRVTAVSMANGPTTAQNTDISNLLFLQSNSLSPTYISLAQFPSKSTTPFVSTGLQLAFGAQQKQCTMNHVRPSPPALFEELAPHLTRCQDEIDGFLSEQGELLQSTLAGKWRSHCRTLVSAAAAAARRRIRAKEAAVEQALRHRAELEERLARLKAESLAWRGKAAAAQSHAAALHAQLQQAAEAAAVAREREGESGGTAAADDAGSATCVDMAPGSCRVCRRRNAATVVVLPCRHLCLCVDCAAAGAAASCPACGRVSTRIVHVAFS, from the exons ATGGCGATTCAAGCGCAGTACCCATCCGATGTCATACTTGTCAACGG AGGCGAGGAGACGACGGGCATCGATTTGTCCCAGGGCCTGCAGGGATTCTTAGACTCCTCGACCCTTGTGTTCACCGAGACAG GAGGGGCTGTGAATCCAAGGAAGCGAGCAAGAGAGGAGACGCGAGTAACAGCGGTTTCCATGGCCAACGGGCCAACTACAGCGCAGAATACTGATATCAGCAATCTCTTGTTCTTGCAATCAAATAGTCTTTCGCCGACGTATATTAGCCTCGCTCAGTTTCCATCCAAATCCACTACTCCTTTCGTCTCCACCGGCCTCCAACTCGCCTTCGGAGCCCAGCAGAAGCAGTGCACCATGAATCATGTTCGTCCCTCTCCCCCCGCCCTCTTCGAGGAACTCGCTCCGCACCTCACCCGGTGCCAGGATGAAATCGATGGTTTCCTCAGCGAGCAG GGAGAACTCCTCCAGAGCACATTGGCCGGGAAATGGCGATCACATTGTCGGACTCTTGTGAGTGCCGCGGCGGCTGCGGCGCGGCGGAGGATAAGGGCCAAGGAAGCGGCGGTGGAGCAGGCCTTGCGGCACCGCGCCGAGCTGGAGGAACGACTGGCCCGCCTGAAAGCCGAGTCCCTGGCGTGGCGGGGCAAGGCCGCGGCCGCCCAATCCCATGCCGCTGCCCTCCATGCACAGCTTCAGCAGGCAGCGGAGGCGGCCGCGGTCGCCCGAGAGAGGGAGGGCGAGAGCGGTGGCACTGCGGCGGCCGACGACGCCGGCTCCGCCACGTGCGTCGACATGGCTCCAGGATCCTGCCGCGTTTGCCGGCGGCGGAACGCGGCCACGGTGGTGGTGCTCCCATGCCGCCACCTCTGCCTCTGTGTCGACTGCGCGGCGGCCGGCGCCGCGGCTTCTTGCCCCGCCTGCGGGCGCGTCAGCACCAGAATCGTCCACGTGGCCTTCTCTTAA
- the LOC103978005 gene encoding translocon-associated protein subunit alpha isoform X1 yields MAARVFWSLIALLLIASPILQVVICQSDEVVAATEVVEGSDLGIVGDDTQVFGDGAFGPAPGVDTICVFPKNTARLVPAGEETELLVGLHNEGESALTVVGIHASLHLPFDHHMFVQNLTLQEFYNASVPVSAQATFPYVFVVSKYLQPGTFDLVGTIVYEIDQQPYQNVFYNGTIEVIEAGGFLSIESVFLVTLGVALIGFLGLWAYGQIQQFSKKTKKPAKVEVGTGTTAADMDEWLQGTAYAQSLSSKSKKKK; encoded by the exons ATGGCCGCTAGGGTTTTCTGGTCACTAATCGCGCTCCTCCTCATCGCGTCTCCGATCCTCCAAG TAGTTATATGCCAGTCTGATGAGGTTGTTGCTGCAACTGAAGTTGTTGAAGGAAGTGATCTGGGGATAGTTGGTGATGATACCCAAGTTTTTGGTGATGGAGCCTTTGGTCCAGCTCCTGGAGTAGATACTATATGTGTATTTCCAAAGAACACTGCCAGAT TGGTACCAGCAGGAGAGGAGACTGAGCTACTGGTTGGCTTACATAATGAGG GTGAATCAGCTTTAACAGTGGTTGGCATACATGCTAGCCTTCATCTTCCATTTGATCATCACATGTTTGTGCAGAATCTTACTCTGCAG GAGTTCTATAATGCATCAGTTCCTGTTTCTGCTCAAGCTACCTTCCCTTATGTATTTGTTGTCAGCAAATACTTACAG CCTGGCACGTTTGACTTGGTGGGAACAATAGTCTATGAGATTGATCAGCAACCATATCAGAATGTTTTCTATAATGGTACCATCGAAGTTATTGAGGCTGGAGGTTTTCTAAGCATTGAATCAGTCTTTCTTGTGACCCTTGGAGTGGCTCTTATTGGCTTTCTGGGACTGTGGGCATATGGTCAAATTCAACAATTCTCAAAG AAAACAAAGAAACCTGCAAAGGTGGAAGTCGGCACTGGAACAACAGCTGCTGACATGGACGAGTGGTTGCAG GGAACTGCTTATGCTCAATCATTGTCAAgcaaatcaaagaaaaaaa
- the LOC103978005 gene encoding translocon-associated protein subunit alpha isoform X2 — protein sequence MAARVFWSLIALLLIASPILQVICQSDEVVAATEVVEGSDLGIVGDDTQVFGDGAFGPAPGVDTICVFPKNTARLVPAGEETELLVGLHNEGESALTVVGIHASLHLPFDHHMFVQNLTLQEFYNASVPVSAQATFPYVFVVSKYLQPGTFDLVGTIVYEIDQQPYQNVFYNGTIEVIEAGGFLSIESVFLVTLGVALIGFLGLWAYGQIQQFSKKTKKPAKVEVGTGTTAADMDEWLQGTAYAQSLSSKSKKKK from the exons ATGGCCGCTAGGGTTTTCTGGTCACTAATCGCGCTCCTCCTCATCGCGTCTCCGATCCTCCAAG TTATATGCCAGTCTGATGAGGTTGTTGCTGCAACTGAAGTTGTTGAAGGAAGTGATCTGGGGATAGTTGGTGATGATACCCAAGTTTTTGGTGATGGAGCCTTTGGTCCAGCTCCTGGAGTAGATACTATATGTGTATTTCCAAAGAACACTGCCAGAT TGGTACCAGCAGGAGAGGAGACTGAGCTACTGGTTGGCTTACATAATGAGG GTGAATCAGCTTTAACAGTGGTTGGCATACATGCTAGCCTTCATCTTCCATTTGATCATCACATGTTTGTGCAGAATCTTACTCTGCAG GAGTTCTATAATGCATCAGTTCCTGTTTCTGCTCAAGCTACCTTCCCTTATGTATTTGTTGTCAGCAAATACTTACAG CCTGGCACGTTTGACTTGGTGGGAACAATAGTCTATGAGATTGATCAGCAACCATATCAGAATGTTTTCTATAATGGTACCATCGAAGTTATTGAGGCTGGAGGTTTTCTAAGCATTGAATCAGTCTTTCTTGTGACCCTTGGAGTGGCTCTTATTGGCTTTCTGGGACTGTGGGCATATGGTCAAATTCAACAATTCTCAAAG AAAACAAAGAAACCTGCAAAGGTGGAAGTCGGCACTGGAACAACAGCTGCTGACATGGACGAGTGGTTGCAG GGAACTGCTTATGCTCAATCATTGTCAAgcaaatcaaagaaaaaaa
- the LOC135607311 gene encoding probable inactive purple acid phosphatase 29, translating to MDSFSLLFSSSLLLLILAAAAADVSVDSREERSALQRRGEGGAAATPGGLRFSGGKRGEFKILQVADMHYADGRSTGCLDVFPNQTATCSDLNTTAFVYRVIRAERPDLVVFTGDNIFGFDATDAAKSLDMAFAPAVTLELPWAAVLGNHDQESTLSREGVMRHIVRMRHTLSRLNPDGTDIDGFGNYNLEVYGSEGSSLANKSVLNLYFLDSGDYSTVPSIPGYGWIKPSQQLWFERTSSRLQKEYMSKPEAQKNAAPGLVYFHIPLPEYSSFDASNFTGVRQEGISSASINSGFFATMVEAGDVKAVFTGHDHLNDFCGKLTGIQLCYAGGFGYHAYGKAGWSRRARVVSAYLEKTVDGEWQGVKSIKTWKRLDDQNLSTIDSQVLWSKGNNGRRRKRSTKN from the exons ATGGATTCCTTCTCGctgctcttctcctcctcccttctcctcctaatcctcgccgccgctgctgccgatGTCTCCGTGGATTCCCGAGAAGAGCGATCTGCTCTTCAGAGAAGAGGGGAAGGTGGTGCTGCGGCGACGCCCGGCGGCCTCCGCTTCAGTGGAGGGAAGCGGGGTGAGTTCAAGATTCTGCAGGTGGCGGACATGCACTACGCTGACGGCAGATCGACGGGCTGCCTCGACGTCTTCCCCAACCAGACCGCCACCTGCTCCGATCTCAACACCACCGCCTTCGTCTACCGCGTCATCCGCGCCGAGCGCCCCGATCTCGTCGTCTTCACGG GTGACAACATATTTGGCTTTGATGCTACTGATGCAGCAAAGTCACTGGACATGGCATTTGCACCAGCAGTCACTCTCGAGCTCCCATGGGCAGCGGTTCTGGGTAACCATGACCAGGAATCCACCTTATCGCGTGAGGGTGTGATGCGCCACATTGTCAGAATGCGCCACACTCTGTCAAGGCTCAACCCGGATGGCACTGATATTGATGGCTTTGGTAACTATAATTTGGAGGTATATGGGTCCGAGGGCTCATCTTTGGCCAACAAATCAGTGCTCAATCTCTACTTCCTCGACAGTGGTGATTATTCTACGGTTCCCTCAATCCCTGGGTATGGGTGGATCAAGCCCTCTCAGCAACTTTGGTTTGAGCGAACCTCCTCCCGCTTGCAG AAAGAGTATATGAGCAAGCCAGAGGCACAAAAGAATGCTGCACCTGGCCTTGTGTACTTCCACATCCCATTGCCAGAATACAGCAGTTTTGATGCATCCAATTTTACTGGGGTGAGGCAGGAGGGGATCAGTTCTGCATCCATAAATTCAGGGTTTTTTGCGACAATGGTTGAAGCCGGTGATGTCAAAGCTGTTTTCACCGGGCATGATCACCTGAATGACTTCTGTGGAAAGCTGACTGGAATTCAACTCTGCTATGCTGGTGGCTTTGGTTACCATGCCTATGGGAAGGCTGGGTGGTCAAGAAGAGCAAGGGTGGTGTCAGCATATCTAGAGAAAACAGTGGATGGTGAGTGGCAAGGAGTGAAATCAATAAAGACATGGAAACGCCTGGATGATCAGAACCTTTCCACCATCGATTCTCAAGTCCTTTGGAGCAAGGGAAATAATG GGAGGCGCAGGAAGAGAAGTACTAAAAATTGA
- the LOC135606462 gene encoding probable serine/threonine-protein kinase PBL19 produces MACFGSFRKKPKGAPERNSSPAVTSATTTASSSSSTSRSDGSAARKLSSISAGSTTSQKSITDLYEERAHKLHLFTFDELRNATNDFSKRNKIGEGGFGSVYKGYIRHPNGRGGRTLVAIKKLNQKGLQGHKQWLAEVQFLGVFEHPSLVKLVGYCAKDGEGGIERLLVYEYMPNKSLEDHLFNRAYPAIPWNLRLQIALGVAEGLAYLHEEQVIYRDFKASNVLLDKEFNPKLSDFGLAREGPTAGRSHVTTAVVGTYGYAAPDYVETGHLTVKSDVWSFGVVLYEILTGRRSLERNRPPNEQKLLDWVRQNPVETWRFSLIMDPRLRSEFSLGAAREIAKLANSCLAKNPKERPSMSEVVECLRRAATDSNRRRTDAVSSTR; encoded by the exons ATGGCATGCTTTGGCTCCTTCAGGAAGAAGCCGAAGGGTGCACCGGAGAGGAACAGCTCCCCGGCCGTGACCTCCGCGACCACTACTGCCTcgagcagcagcagcaccagcCGGTCCGATGGTTCCGCTGCCAGAAAGCTTTCAAGCATATCCGCCGGCTCTACCACGTCGCAAAAGAGCATTACGGATTTGTACGAGGAGAGGGCTCACAAACTGCATCTTTTCACGTTCGATGAACTGAGGAACGCTACCAATGACTTCAGCAAAAGGAATAAGATTGGGGAAGGTGGGTTTGGAAGTGTCTACAAGGGATACATCCGACATCCAAATGGGAGAGGTGGCCGGACGTTGGTGGCGATAAAGAAGCTGAACCAGAAAGGCTTGCAG GGGCATAAGCAATGGTTGGCAGAAGTCCAATTTCTTGGGGTTTTTGAACACCCAAGTCTTGTGAAACTTGTCGGGTACTGTGCCAAAGATGGTGAAGGAGGGATTGAGAGGCTGTTGGTGTATGAATACATGCCTAACAAGAGCTTGGAAGACCATCTGTTCAACAGGGCTTACCCTGCTATTCCCTGGAATTTGAGGCTGCAGATAGCTTTGGGCGTGGCAGAAGGCTTAGCATATCTGCATGAAGAACAG GTAATATATCGGGATTTCAAAGCATCAAATGTGTTGTTAGACAAGGAGTTCAACCCAAAACTCTCCGACTTCGGCTTAGCACGAGAAGGACCGACTGCGGGACGATCTCATGTGACTACAGCG GTGGTGGGCACTTACGGATATGCAGCTCCAGACTACGTCGAGACGGGGCATCTCACAGTCAAGAGCGACGTTTGGAGCTTCGGGGTGGTTCTCTACGAGATCCTTACGGGCAGGCGTTCGCTGGAGAGGAATCGGCCACCAAACGAGCAGAAGCTGTTGGACTGGGTAAGGCAAAACCCCGTGGAGACCTGGAGGTTCAGCTTGATCATGGACCCGAGACTGCGAAGCGAGTTCTCGCTCGGAGCTGCACGCGAGATAGCCAAGCTGGCCAACAGTTGCCTCGCCAAGAATCCTAAGGAGCGTCCGTCGATGAGCGAAGTGGTAGAGTGCTTGAGAAGAGCCGCAACTGATTCAAACAGGAGGAGAACCGATGCAGTATCCTCGACGAGGTAA